TTCGGGCGGTAGCCGCACGGGCCCGCCCGGCTGGACGCATCTCACGCAACTCCCCGGCCCCACAGGTCTCGCTGTGTGCTGCCGCCGCATCCCGTCGATTCCCGGTCGACCCACCCGGTCGATCCCTTCCGTGGTTGCGGAGCATTCCTGTGCCCTTTTTCGTCCCTCTGCTCGGACTGGCGGTCTTCGCGCAAGGCACCTCCGAGTTCATGCTGTCCGGTCTGCTGCCGGACATCGCCGCCGACCTGCGCGTCCCGCTCTCTGCGGCGGGGTCGCTGACCTCGGCCTTCGCCGTGGGAATGAGTGTCGGCGCCCCGCTGATGGCGCTGCTGAGCCTCCGGTGGCCGCGCCGCCGGGCCCTGCTGACGTTCCTGATCTCCTTTCTGCTGGTCCACGTGGTCGGCGCGCTGACCACCAGTTACCCGGTGCTGCTCGCCACCCGCGTCGTCGCGGCGCTGGCCAATGCGGGGTTCCTCGCGGTGGCCCTGGCGACCGCCACCGCCGTGGTCGCGCCGGACGCCAAGGCCCGGGCGACCTCCGTCCTGCTCGGCGGCACCACCATGGCCTGTGTCGCGGGTGTGCCGGCCGGCGCGTACCTCGGTGAGGTGTGGGGCTGGCGTGCGGCCTTCTGGGCGGTGGCAGCGGTATCGCTGCCGGCCGTCGCGGCGATCGTGTGGGCCGTACCGGCCGACGGCGGCCGGGGGCCGGGCGGCGGTGCGGGTGCCGACGGCGTACCGCCCGCCGGCGCACGCGGTGAACTGCGGGCCCTGCGCAGCCGCCGGCTCCTGGTGATCCTCCTCCTGGGCGCGCTGGTGAACGGCGCCACCTTCTGCACCTTCACCTACCTCGCACCCCTGGTCACCGAGGTCGCCGGCATCGGCGCCGGCTGGGTCCCCGTCATGCTGGCGCTGTTCGGGCTGGGTTCCTTCGTCGGGGTCGGTGTCGGCGGCCGGCTGGGCGATGCCCGCCCCGTACCGCTGCTGGCCGTCGGGGGACCCGCCCTGCTCGTCGGGTGGGCCGTCCTCGCGTGGGCGGCCGGCAGCCCGGCGGCGGTCGTCGTCCTGGTCTTCGTCCAGGGCGCCCTGTCGTTCGCGGTCGGCTCCACCCTCGTCTCGCAGGCCCTGTACGCGGCGGCCGGGGCTCCGACCCTGGCCGGCGGATGCGCGACGGCCGCGCTGAACGTCGGCGCGGCGCTCGGTCCCTGGCTGGGCGGGGCCGCGCTCTCCACCCACCTCGGCTACCGCGCCCCGGTGTGGGTGAGCGCCTCGCTGCTGGTGACGGCTCTGCTCGCGGCGGCGGTGGCCGCGGCGAGGTCCCGGGCCCCGTGGCGTAGGGCCGGGGACGGCGGGGACGCGGAGCGGACGGAGCAGACGGCCGGCGCCTGAGCCCCGTCCGGCGGTCGCCACGGCCTGCCGCAGCGAAAGGAGGGCGGGGCGGGCGGTGGTTCAGCCGGTGCCCGCGTAGCCGCGGATGTGTTCCAGTTCCGCGGCGACGTCCGTGAGCGTGGCGCAGTCCGGCACCGGCCGGAGATCGGGGTCGGGTACGGGGGTGCCGCGCCGCCGCGGGTCCTCCAGGGCGTCGGCCATCGCGGCGAGCGCCCGGCACAGCCGCTCGGCCTCGTCGAGGGTCGGGCGGTGGGCGCCGTGGTCGAGGCGTACCGCGCAGGCGGTCGCGGCGTCCACGATGCGTTCGGCGGCGGAGACCACCGTCAGCCAGTCGGGGTTGCGGTCCCGTGCCGCGAGCAGCTCGGCGGCGGCGGTCTCCGCCGCCGCCCTGGCCTCCCCCAGCGCCCGATAGGCGGCGCGGCGCAGCGCCCGCCGCTCGGTGGTGTCCGCCCCCGGTTCCGCCTCCAGTACGTGCCGCAGGAACCGCTCGGTGGCCCGCAGCGCCGAGGTGACGCGCTGGCCGACGCGTCGCCGGGGGTCGGCGAGGCGCGGCAGATGGCCGACGACGAGGACGATGACACAAGCGATGGAGGTGTCGACGATCCGCTCGGTGGCGGCTTGCCGGGCCCCGCCGGCGTACACGAACGACAGCACCATCAAGGTGATCGCGACCGTCTGCAGCGCGAAGTGGCGGGTGGCGAACGGCAGCAGCGCGCCGCCCGCACCGGCCACCAGCGCCGGCCACCACGAACCGGTCAGCAACTCGCCCGCCCCGGCGAAGACCAGCACCCCGGCCAGGGTCCCGGCAAAGCGGTTGACCGTACGGGAGAAGAGGGGGCCGAGGTCGGGCTTGACGAGGAAGGTGGCGGTCGCGGGGAGCCAGTACCAGTGGTCGGCCCGCAGCAGCAGGGCCACGGCGGCGCTGGCGGCGATGCAGACCGCCACCCGCAGGCCGTAGTCCCGCCCGGCGGGGCCGAACAGCCCCCGCCCGGGCCGCGACCGGCCGCCGAGGGCCCGGAGCGCCTCCCGGGCCGCGGATACCGGACCCGGCTCCGCCGCCCCCTGTGCCGGCGACTGTGCCGGCGACGGTTCCCGGCGGGCGAACGCCACCGCGGCGTCCAGCAGCGCCTGGTCGAAGGCGCCGCGGCCCGGTGTGCTGGTCTCCGGTGCGGACAGCCGGCCCGGCGGCTGCCCGGTGCGCAGCGCGTCGGCGAACCTGCGGGGGCTCTCGGCGACCCGGGCCGGCAGCGGGCGGGCCTCCCACAGCAGCGCGACGCTGGCCTCGCACAGCGCGGTGGCCGCGGCGAACCGCTCGTCCAGCAGCAGCTCTTGGGTACTGGCGGGGCGGCGCAGCAGCCGGCCGGTCAGCCGCCGCAGCCGCAGTGCTTCGTCGGCCCGGTCCAGGGCGGCGGTGAGTCGGCGCCTGGCGGCCTCGGCGCCGGGGCCGCCGGCCGCGGCCAGGGCACCGGACAGCGCGTCGAAGACGGTGGCGACGGCCGCCCGCTCGCCGCTGAGGGCACCGCCGGCGGGCCGCGGTGAGCGCACGACGAGGCGCAGCAGGAGCAGCCAGAGGCAGCCGGCGAGGACGTAGAGCGCCTTTGCCCAGGGCGCGCCGGGCAGCGGCATACCGGCGCCCAGGACGGTGGTGGCGAGCATCTGCATGCCCGCGTTGGAGCGCACCGGCCCGGCCACGCTGCCCGCGCCGGACACGAAGCCGACCGCGAACAGCGCCGGCACCACCCACCAGCCGGCGTCGGCGGTCCGCAGCGAGGCGCCGATCAGCATGCCGAGCGCGGAGGCGAGGGCGGGCAGTCCGATGTGGACGATGCCGGTGCGGCGGGTGCCGGGGCGGTCGTTGACGCCGGCGAGCATCGAGCCGAGCCCGGTCAGCACGCCGGGTGCCGGATGGCCGGTCGCGATGCCCGCGCCGAGCAGCGGCCCCGCGCACAGCGCACCACGGGCGACGGCCGCCCAGGGCACGGGCAGCCGCTGCCAGCGGAAGGGGTGCGCCAGCCAGGCGGGAACGGCGCGCGGCGCGCGGATCATGGGGCTCCTCAGACGACGGCGGACGGACGGCGGCAAGCGGGATCCGAGGGGCGACATCGGCCGACGGTGCTGCTACCAGCCTAAAGGTGCGGCTTCCCACGGCGACGGGCGTCAGGCGGGTGCCGGGCGACGCCTCCGGGTGCGGGCGCCGCCTGACGCGTGGGGGCGTCGCGGCGGGGAGAGGTGACGGGGCCGGGTGAAGGGGGCGCCCTGACGAGAAAGACGGGACTGACGGCGGGCTGCGTCACAGCGCGGCGCGGCCTGCGGGCCGCGCCGGCCCCGCTAGAGCCAACCGCGCCGGGCCGCCTGGACGCCGGCCTGGAAGCGGGTGGTGGCGCCCAGGCGCGTCAGCAGCGCGGAGACCCGGCGGACCACGGTGCGGCGGCCCAGCCCCAGGCGGCGGGCGATGGCCTCGTCGGTGGCGCCGCTGGCCATCAGGGTGAGGATCTGGCGGTCGCGGGCGTCGATCTGGGTGCCGATTCCGGCCGTCGAGGCCGGAACGGCCAGCCGCCACAGTGCCTCGAAGACGTTGGACAGCGCCCGGAACAGGCCGGAGGGGCGGACCAGCAGCGCGATCACCTCGGCGCGGTCGTCCCCGGCGAGCGTGAGCACCGCCAGCTCGTCGTCGCCGAAGGCCAGCTTCAGCGGCGCCTCGTCGAGAGTCCGGGCCTGCTCGCCGGCCTCGATCATGCGCGCCATGTTGGGCCCCGCGATCGGGTCGTCGTAGGCGGAGCCGTGGTAGATGACGCGGTAGGCGATGCCGGCGGCCATCCGTTCGCGCTGGAGGTCCTCCTGGCTCGGGTAGTAGTCCGGCGCGCCGGTGTACGGCGGCACATCGATGACCCGGACCTCGCGCCGGGCGGAGAACTGCAGCCGGCGGACGGCCGCCAGCACGCGCGACGCGCCCTCGACGACTTCCAGCGCGCCGTACTGGCCGCTCTCCCGCCGGGCCACCCGGTAGAGCCGTTCCAGCTCCGCCCCGGCCTGGCGGAGGCCGGTCCGCCGCGCGGCCTCACGCTGGAGCAGCGACTCCACGACGTACAGCGGCGACAACGCCTCCCAGCCGTCCGGTTCCTGATCGGTCGTCACCACGACGTCGGCGGCGGCCAGTTCCGCCAGCAGCTTCCGGACCGCGTGCTCGCTCAGACCGGTGCTGGCCGCGAGCGCACCGGCCGGTGCGCCCGGGTGGCTCACCAGGGACCGGTAGATCCGTCCGCGCTCGGAATCCGGGTCCAGAACGTCGTACACGACACCCCCAGTCGCGTTCGTGTCGAAAGCGGATTCGACGTCCGGAGCGTACCTCCTGGTGGGCGTATGTGCGCCAGTGGCCCAGTTGCGCCACCGAACCGTATGGCGCTGCCGGGAGCGCCTTCAGGAGACTGTCGCCGACCGGTCGCACGGACCGTTCGTCCCCTGGCGACCACCGACCCGAGGACCTGCGACGGCGGGCACAGCGGCGGGCGCCGGGAGCAGGACCTGACCGACCACGCGCCGCGCCTGGAGGCGGCGTTCGCCGCCGGCTGCGCCGAGGTGGCCGCCGCGCCGCGATGACCCCGCGCCCGACTCCCACGGCCGGCCGCGTGCCCCGACGAGAGACGAAAGACGAGAGAGGACCTCCCTACGTGACCTCAACGCCACGCCCCAGACGCACCGCTCTGCTGCTGAGGCTCCTGGCGGCCGCGCTCGCCGCGTGCTGCACGGCATTAGGCATGGCGGCCGCCCCCGCGGTGGCCGCACCGCACGCCCGCAGCGGCAGCGCCCCCGCGCTCGACAGGCTGACCTTCACCTCGCTGAGCAACGGCCGCAATCTCGATGTGCAGAACGGCAACACCGGTGACGGCGCCTACATCGTCACCAACTCCTCGCCCGGCTACCACCAGACCTGGCACCTGAACGTCGACAAGTCCGACTCGTCGTTCACCATCGTCAACAACGACACCGGGAAGTGCGTCGACCTCGCCTGGCTCACCCCCGCCCTGCGGCAGCAGACCTGCCGGGGCGCGGCCAGCCAGAAGTGGTACCTGCAGCCGGTCGGGGCCGCCAAGGACACGTTCATGATCCGGCACCAGGGCGACAACACCTGCCTGGACCTGCTGATGGGCGCCAACTACGACGACGCCTGGACCGACCAGTACACCTGCAACAACACCCGGCCCCAGCAGTGGACGACCGGCTCCGCCACCGCGCTGGACGCGTGGAACCTCGCCGTGGACCACGCCGCCAAGCAGTGCCAGAAGGACACCGCCACCTGCTCCTGGGCGACCCGGACCGAGTCCCCGGCGGCGCCGCTGCCCAAGGTCTGCGCGTCCTCGGTGTGGTTCAACAACACGAGTGACACGGTGCAGCAGGGCTTCGCGGTGACCGAC
The sequence above is a segment of the Streptomyces lydicus genome. Coding sequences within it:
- a CDS encoding helix-turn-helix transcriptional regulator, with the protein product MYDVLDPDSERGRIYRSLVSHPGAPAGALAASTGLSEHAVRKLLAELAAADVVVTTDQEPDGWEALSPLYVVESLLQREAARRTGLRQAGAELERLYRVARRESGQYGALEVVEGASRVLAAVRRLQFSARREVRVIDVPPYTGAPDYYPSQEDLQRERMAAGIAYRVIYHGSAYDDPIAGPNMARMIEAGEQARTLDEAPLKLAFGDDELAVLTLAGDDRAEVIALLVRPSGLFRALSNVFEALWRLAVPASTAGIGTQIDARDRQILTLMASGATDEAIARRLGLGRRTVVRRVSALLTRLGATTRFQAGVQAARRGWL
- a CDS encoding FUSC family protein gives rise to the protein MIRAPRAVPAWLAHPFRWQRLPVPWAAVARGALCAGPLLGAGIATGHPAPGVLTGLGSMLAGVNDRPGTRRTGIVHIGLPALASALGMLIGASLRTADAGWWVVPALFAVGFVSGAGSVAGPVRSNAGMQMLATTVLGAGMPLPGAPWAKALYVLAGCLWLLLLRLVVRSPRPAGGALSGERAAVATVFDALSGALAAAGGPGAEAARRRLTAALDRADEALRLRRLTGRLLRRPASTQELLLDERFAAATALCEASVALLWEARPLPARVAESPRRFADALRTGQPPGRLSAPETSTPGRGAFDQALLDAAVAFARREPSPAQSPAQGAAEPGPVSAAREALRALGGRSRPGRGLFGPAGRDYGLRVAVCIAASAAVALLLRADHWYWLPATATFLVKPDLGPLFSRTVNRFAGTLAGVLVFAGAGELLTGSWWPALVAGAGGALLPFATRHFALQTVAITLMVLSFVYAGGARQAATERIVDTSIACVIVLVVGHLPRLADPRRRVGQRVTSALRATERFLRHVLEAEPGADTTERRALRRAAYRALGEARAAAETAAAELLAARDRNPDWLTVVSAAERIVDAATACAVRLDHGAHRPTLDEAERLCRALAAMADALEDPRRRGTPVPDPDLRPVPDCATLTDVAAELEHIRGYAGTG
- a CDS encoding Cmx/CmrA family chloramphenicol efflux MFS transporter, with translation MPVPFFVPLLGLAVFAQGTSEFMLSGLLPDIAADLRVPLSAAGSLTSAFAVGMSVGAPLMALLSLRWPRRRALLTFLISFLLVHVVGALTTSYPVLLATRVVAALANAGFLAVALATATAVVAPDAKARATSVLLGGTTMACVAGVPAGAYLGEVWGWRAAFWAVAAVSLPAVAAIVWAVPADGGRGPGGGAGADGVPPAGARGELRALRSRRLLVILLLGALVNGATFCTFTYLAPLVTEVAGIGAGWVPVMLALFGLGSFVGVGVGGRLGDARPVPLLAVGGPALLVGWAVLAWAAGSPAAVVVLVFVQGALSFAVGSTLVSQALYAAAGAPTLAGGCATAALNVGAALGPWLGGAALSTHLGYRAPVWVSASLLVTALLAAAVAAARSRAPWRRAGDGGDAERTEQTAGA
- a CDS encoding RICIN domain-containing protein, with protein sequence MAAAPAVAAPHARSGSAPALDRLTFTSLSNGRNLDVQNGNTGDGAYIVTNSSPGYHQTWHLNVDKSDSSFTIVNNDTGKCVDLAWLTPALRQQTCRGAASQKWYLQPVGAAKDTFMIRHQGDNTCLDLLMGANYDDAWTDQYTCNNTRPQQWTTGSATALDAWNLAVDHAAKQCQKDTATCSWATRTESPAAPLPKVCASSVWFNNTSDTVQQGFAVTDTSGWQNSIGVDMGTQIAASAGTPGGGTELQTTVSSTLHATHVWEGSRAVNNQVTVNVPSKQYGWVTLSELAKKVTGTWTFDTTGFPWTADDTITVPLKDDPSGGATLYIANTSPNFTSCT